The proteins below come from a single Tissierella sp. MB52-C2 genomic window:
- the aspS gene encoding aspartate--tRNA ligase, translated as MGEKMGNLRRTIMCGELRPEHNGEEVVLMGWVQRERNLGSIIFMDLRDTTGIAQIVFDNTISSEIFNKAEKIRSEFVLAVKGKVRIRQSINKEIPTGEVEVLVDELKILDEAETTPIYIKDDDNVSETMRLKYRYLDLRKPSMQEKLKLRAKTAKVVRDFLDENNFIEVETPMLTKPTPEGARDYLVPSRVNPGEFYALPQSPQLMKQLLMVSGMDRYYQIVKCFRDEDLRANRQPEFTQIDIEMSFVDVEDIISINEKLLYKLFKELKGIEIDLPIKRITYEEAMERYGVDKPDLRFGFELKDISDLVKNCGFKVFSGAIENNGAVRGINVKGYGDSFTRKDITALEDYAKTYGAKGLAWAKITEEGITSPIAKFFSEEEFASILERMEGEKGDLILFVADKKSVVFDSLGNLRNEVARKLNIIDPNDMKLVWVTEFPLFEFDEEENRFVAKHHPFTHPMEEDIELLESHPEKVRAKAYDIVINGDEMGGGSIRINNSDLQKRMFSALGFTEEEAWDKFGFLLEAFKYGTPPHGGIAYGFDRLIMLLSNTSNIRDVIAFPKTQSATCLMTNAPTDVSEKQLQEVHIQLTKN; from the coding sequence ATGGGAGAAAAGATGGGTAATTTAAGAAGAACCATTATGTGTGGAGAATTAAGACCGGAACATAACGGTGAAGAAGTTGTATTAATGGGATGGGTTCAAAGAGAAAGAAATTTAGGTTCAATTATATTTATGGATTTAAGAGATACTACAGGAATTGCTCAAATCGTATTTGATAATACTATATCTAGTGAAATATTTAATAAGGCAGAAAAAATTAGATCAGAATTCGTATTGGCTGTTAAAGGAAAAGTAAGAATTAGACAAAGTATTAACAAAGAAATACCTACCGGGGAAGTAGAAGTATTAGTAGATGAGCTTAAGATATTAGATGAGGCTGAAACTACGCCTATATATATTAAAGATGATGATAATGTATCTGAAACCATGAGATTAAAGTATAGATATTTAGATTTAAGAAAGCCATCTATGCAGGAAAAGCTAAAACTAAGAGCCAAAACAGCAAAGGTAGTAAGAGATTTCTTAGATGAAAACAATTTTATTGAAGTAGAAACACCTATGCTTACAAAGCCAACACCTGAAGGAGCAAGAGACTATTTAGTTCCTAGCAGGGTAAATCCTGGAGAATTTTATGCATTACCTCAGTCACCACAATTAATGAAACAACTTCTAATGGTATCAGGAATGGATAGATATTACCAAATAGTTAAATGTTTTAGAGATGAAGATTTAAGAGCTAATAGACAACCAGAGTTTACTCAAATAGATATTGAAATGTCCTTTGTAGATGTGGAAGATATTATTTCCATAAATGAAAAATTATTATATAAATTATTCAAAGAATTAAAGGGTATAGAGATAGATCTTCCTATTAAGAGAATAACATATGAAGAAGCCATGGAAAGATATGGAGTTGATAAGCCAGATTTAAGATTTGGATTTGAGTTAAAGGATATTTCCGATTTAGTAAAAAACTGTGGTTTTAAAGTATTTAGTGGAGCCATTGAAAACAATGGGGCTGTAAGAGGAATTAATGTAAAAGGTTATGGAGATAGTTTTACAAGAAAGGATATAACTGCCTTAGAAGACTATGCAAAAACTTATGGTGCAAAGGGATTGGCATGGGCTAAAATAACAGAAGAAGGAATAACTTCACCTATTGCAAAATTCTTTAGTGAAGAAGAATTTGCTAGTATACTGGAAAGAATGGAAGGAGAAAAAGGAGACTTAATTCTTTTTGTAGCAGATAAAAAATCAGTTGTATTTGATAGTTTAGGTAACTTGAGAAATGAAGTAGCAAGGAAGTTAAATATAATTGACCCTAATGATATGAAATTAGTCTGGGTTACAGAGTTTCCATTGTTTGAATTTGACGAAGAAGAAAATAGATTTGTAGCTAAACATCATCCATTTACTCATCCAATGGAAGAAGATATAGAGCTTTTAGAATCTCACCCTGAAAAGGTAAGAGCTAAGGCTTATGACATAGTCATTAACGGAGATGAAATGGGTGGTGGAAGTATTAGAATTAATAATTCTGATCTGCAAAAAAGGATGTTTAGTGCATTAGGATTTACCGAAGAAGAAGCTTGGGATAAGTTTGGATTCTTATTAGAGGCATTTAAATATGGAACTCCGCCACATGGAGGTATTGCCTATGGTTTTGATAGACTTATTATGCTTTTATCAAACACATCAAATATTCGTGATGTTATAGCATTTCCTAAGACTCAATCAGCTACTTGTTTAATGACTAATGCACCTACTGATGTTTCTGAAAAGCAGTTACAAGAAGTTCATATTCAACTTACCAAGAATTAG
- a CDS encoding hemerythrin family protein, whose product MLWWTEELRTGIDTIDIQHRSIFNKANEIFDLGSQSKAEDIEKIFIFLMNYANNHFFEEEVLMIENSYEDFINHRRKHNYFIEEIYRIYQNIKEENSEDNLNELKVLIIEWLANHISGDDKKFISILD is encoded by the coding sequence ATGTTATGGTGGACTGAAGAATTAAGAACAGGAATAGATACAATAGATATACAACATAGAAGTATATTTAATAAGGCCAATGAAATTTTTGATTTAGGAAGCCAATCTAAAGCAGAAGATATTGAAAAAATATTTATATTTTTAATGAATTATGCAAATAATCATTTTTTCGAAGAAGAAGTCTTAATGATAGAAAATTCATATGAAGACTTTATTAACCATAGGAGAAAGCATAATTACTTCATAGAAGAAATCTATAGAATTTATCAAAATATAAAAGAGGAGAATTCTGAAGACAACTTAAATGAATTAAAAGTTTTAATCATAGAGTGGCTGGCAAATCATATATCCGGTGATGATAAAAAATTTATTTCTATTTTAGATTAA
- the hemZ gene encoding coproporphyrinogen dehydrogenase HemZ, translating into MIQVLLIGHEFKHELTELIKVFFPKEQIIYIEDKEKYLGEGSLIVNELWEENGEKKAVTKLYIDDILINQSVENINLIEIYRDSLDKYIRIGIKKSIYNTLIDISENIIPWGILTGIRPVKIIHELLDKNIDEDIIIEVLTKEYKLDIKKARLTLDIGKRQRNYIYPLDKDRYSLYVSIPFCPTTCLYCSFPSLPIDRYRGYVKEYTLKVIDEIKSIRNMMGGRRINTVYIGGGTPTAIPPIELERIIQSIYNEFGENNIREITVEAGRPDTINREYLEMLNKNNIGRISINPQTMNDSTLKLIGRHHNSSDIVKTFHLAKEIGFNVINMDLIIGLPGEGVKEIKQTLEKIKELNPENLTIHTLSVKRGSKFKDTMDKYSMQTQSTLSEMLNETMEVSNKMGLAPYYLYRQKQILGNFENIGYCKPGMDCIYNIAMMEEKETIMAAGVGSVSKIYFPEENRIERVPNFKDLKEYLERTDELIQNKRKVLG; encoded by the coding sequence ATGATACAGGTATTATTAATCGGTCATGAGTTTAAACATGAATTAACTGAGTTAATTAAAGTATTTTTTCCTAAAGAACAAATTATATATATTGAAGATAAAGAGAAATATTTAGGTGAGGGTAGTCTTATAGTCAATGAACTATGGGAAGAAAATGGAGAGAAAAAAGCCGTAACAAAACTATATATAGATGATATCTTAATCAATCAATCAGTTGAAAATATTAATCTCATAGAGATATATAGGGATTCTTTAGATAAATATATAAGGATAGGGATTAAAAAATCCATATATAATACTTTAATAGATATATCAGAGAATATAATTCCTTGGGGTATTTTAACTGGAATAAGACCAGTAAAAATAATCCATGAATTATTAGATAAAAATATAGATGAAGATATAATAATAGAAGTATTGACTAAGGAATATAAATTAGATATTAAAAAGGCTAGATTGACATTAGATATTGGAAAAAGACAAAGGAACTATATCTATCCTTTAGATAAAGATAGATATAGTCTTTATGTTAGTATACCTTTTTGCCCTACTACATGTTTATATTGCTCTTTCCCATCATTGCCCATAGATAGGTATAGGGGCTATGTCAAAGAATATACTTTAAAAGTAATAGATGAAATTAAGAGTATAAGAAATATGATGGGAGGTAGAAGGATAAATACAGTATATATAGGTGGTGGTACACCAACTGCCATTCCTCCTATAGAACTTGAAAGAATTATTCAATCTATATATAATGAATTTGGAGAGAATAATATAAGGGAAATTACTGTGGAAGCTGGTAGGCCTGATACTATAAATAGGGAATACTTAGAAATGTTAAATAAAAATAATATTGGTAGAATAAGTATTAATCCACAAACTATGAACGATAGTACATTAAAACTTATAGGAAGACATCATAACTCATCTGATATTGTAAAGACTTTTCATTTAGCTAAGGAAATTGGATTTAATGTAATAAACATGGATTTAATCATAGGGCTTCCAGGGGAAGGAGTCAAAGAGATTAAGCAAACATTGGAAAAAATTAAAGAGTTAAATCCAGAAAATCTTACTATACATACTCTTTCAGTAAAGAGAGGTTCTAAGTTTAAGGATACTATGGATAAATATTCAATGCAAACTCAATCTACTTTAAGTGAGATGTTAAATGAAACTATGGAGGTTTCAAATAAAATGGGACTAGCTCCATATTATCTCTATAGGCAGAAGCAAATATTGGGGAATTTTGAAAACATAGGATATTGTAAACCAGGAATGGATTGTATATATAATATTGCAATGATGGAAGAAAAAGAAACTATAATGGCAGCAGGAGTAGGATCAGTATCTAAGATTTATTTTCCAGAGGAAAATAGGATAGAGAGAGTTCCAAACTTTAAAGACTTAAAGGAATATCTAGAAAGAACTGATGAATTAATTCAAAATAAAAGAAAGGTATTAGGATAA
- a CDS encoding MBL fold metallo-hydrolase gives MEIIRVPAGVYAANCYIIYSKTTKDGIIVDPGGDADDLSSYIKRNDLNIKHIILTHGHGDHIGGVIGLKASLGATVMIHEEDKDMLMDGEKNLSTSMAMGKVEVEPDVLLKDGDIIEIGDLKVEIIHTPGHTKGGICIKIGENIITGDTLFAGSIGRTDLFGGDYDSIIKSIKEKLMIYPDEVQVFPGHGTPSTIGRERVSNPFLR, from the coding sequence TTGGAAATAATTAGAGTACCAGCAGGAGTATATGCTGCCAATTGTTATATTATATACTCTAAAACTACTAAAGATGGCATAATAGTAGATCCAGGAGGAGATGCAGATGATTTATCATCATATATAAAAAGAAATGACTTAAATATAAAACATATTATCCTTACCCATGGTCATGGAGATCATATAGGGGGAGTAATAGGATTAAAGGCGTCCCTTGGTGCTACAGTTATGATTCACGAAGAAGATAAGGATATGTTAATGGATGGTGAGAAAAATCTTTCTACATCAATGGCAATGGGTAAAGTAGAAGTAGAGCCAGATGTATTGCTTAAAGATGGAGATATTATAGAAATTGGAGACTTAAAGGTTGAAATAATCCATACTCCTGGGCATACAAAGGGAGGTATTTGTATAAAAATAGGAGAGAATATAATAACAGGTGATACTTTATTCGCGGGTTCTATTGGAAGAACAGATTTATTTGGTGGAGATTATGATTCCATAATCAAATCAATAAAAGAAAAATTAATGATTTATCCTGATGAAGTTCAAGTATTTCCAGGACATGGAACTCCTTCCACAATAGGGCGAGAAAGAGTATCTAATCCTTTTTTACGTTAA
- the dtd gene encoding D-aminoacyl-tRNA deacylase: MRVVVQRVLEASVKVDGQIVGKIGKGLLVLLGVGDGDDPKDLDYMVDKVLGLRIFEDENNKMNLSLLDIEGELLVVSQFTLYGDVRKGKRPSFTDSAHPDIAEKYYLEFIQKAIDKGIKTEKGIFGADMKVSLINDGPVTILLDSKKTF; the protein is encoded by the coding sequence ATGAGAGTAGTAGTACAAAGAGTTTTAGAAGCATCAGTTAAAGTAGATGGTCAAATCGTAGGAAAAATAGGTAAAGGATTGCTTGTATTACTGGGAGTAGGAGATGGAGATGATCCTAAGGATTTAGATTATATGGTAGATAAGGTATTGGGTCTTCGTATATTTGAAGATGAAAATAATAAGATGAATCTATCATTATTAGATATAGAAGGGGAGTTATTGGTAGTTTCTCAATTTACTCTTTATGGTGATGTAAGAAAAGGAAAAAGACCTAGCTTTACAGATTCAGCTCATCCAGATATAGCAGAAAAATATTATTTAGAATTTATCCAGAAAGCTATAGATAAAGGGATAAAAACTGAGAAAGGTATCTTTGGAGCAGATATGAAGGTAAGCCTTATAAATGATGGACCTGTAACTATTTTATTAGATAGTAAAAAAACATTTTAG
- a CDS encoding bifunctional (p)ppGpp synthetase/guanosine-3',5'-bis(diphosphate) 3'-pyrophosphohydrolase has product MLENLLLKIEQYNPQADLSLIVKAYNFAQSAHEGQVRNSGEKFFIHPFNVAVILADLNMDTDTIIAGLLHDVIEDTDITYERVAEEFNIEIADLVEGVTKLKKLNYKTKQESQAENLRKMVLAMAKDIRVIIVKLADRLHNMRTLEYMRDEKRKEKALETLEIYAPLAHRLGISKIKWELEDLSLRYLDPENYYDLVEKVSKRRQEREAYVKIIIDTLSKKLDEVEIKYDISGRPKNFYSIYKKMVHQGKAFEQIFDLTAIRIIVEDIKDCYEVLGIVHSLWKPLPGRFKDYIAMPKPNMYQSIHTTVIGLKGEIFEVQIRTWEMHRTAEYGIAAHWKYKEGTNKSDNFDDKLTWLRQLLEWQSDLNDPTDFMETLKIDFFTDEVFVFTPKGDVINLPDGSTPIDFAYRVHTEVGNKCVGAKVDGRIVPLNYRLKNGNIVEIITSVNSNGPSRDWIKIVKSTQAKARIRQWFKAKEKDFNIVKGKEALEKEVKKLGYKSSEILKDEWLKNIASKASINSIDDLYAAIGYGSITLNQVISKLRVQYNEYYKVEDEKAFVESKIQQPAQKKAGKYTQGIRVKGLDNIKVRFSKCCNPVPGDEVVGYITRGRGVSIHRTDCPNITTSDDTERFIEVEWDFQKKASYPAEIQIKASDRSGLLAEVTQKITDSDLGVISLNARTSKDKIVFINLTLEIRDIEELRSLMKKIKKIRNVIDVYRVTA; this is encoded by the coding sequence ATGTTAGAAAATTTACTCTTAAAAATTGAACAATATAATCCTCAGGCTGATTTAAGCCTTATAGTTAAGGCATATAATTTTGCACAGTCTGCCCATGAGGGGCAAGTTAGAAATTCTGGTGAAAAGTTTTTTATTCATCCCTTTAATGTGGCAGTAATATTGGCAGATTTAAATATGGATACAGATACTATAATAGCAGGTCTCCTCCATGACGTTATAGAAGATACTGATATAACTTATGAAAGAGTAGCTGAAGAGTTTAATATAGAAATAGCTGATCTAGTAGAAGGAGTTACAAAATTAAAAAAGTTAAACTATAAGACTAAGCAAGAAAGTCAGGCTGAGAATTTAAGAAAAATGGTATTAGCTATGGCAAAGGATATACGAGTTATTATAGTTAAATTAGCAGATAGACTTCATAATATGCGAACATTAGAATATATGAGAGATGAAAAGAGAAAAGAAAAGGCATTAGAAACATTAGAAATCTATGCCCCATTGGCTCATAGGCTAGGAATTTCAAAAATAAAATGGGAATTAGAGGATTTATCTCTTAGATATCTTGATCCTGAAAATTATTACGATTTAGTTGAGAAGGTTTCAAAACGAAGACAGGAAAGAGAAGCCTATGTAAAAATAATTATAGATACTTTAAGTAAAAAGTTAGACGAAGTTGAAATAAAATATGATATTAGCGGAAGACCAAAGAATTTTTATAGTATATATAAAAAGATGGTTCATCAGGGTAAGGCTTTTGAACAGATATTTGACTTAACAGCCATAAGAATCATAGTAGAAGATATAAAAGATTGCTATGAGGTTCTAGGTATAGTACACAGCTTATGGAAGCCACTTCCAGGAAGGTTTAAAGACTATATTGCCATGCCTAAGCCAAATATGTATCAATCAATTCATACTACAGTAATTGGTCTTAAGGGGGAAATATTTGAAGTACAAATTCGTACTTGGGAAATGCATAGAACGGCAGAATACGGTATAGCAGCCCATTGGAAATATAAGGAAGGAACAAATAAATCGGATAACTTTGATGATAAACTAACATGGTTAAGACAATTACTAGAGTGGCAATCTGATTTAAATGATCCTACAGACTTTATGGAAACATTAAAAATAGATTTCTTTACAGATGAAGTATTTGTATTCACTCCAAAAGGAGATGTAATAAATCTTCCAGATGGATCCACTCCTATAGATTTTGCATATAGGGTCCATACTGAAGTAGGAAATAAATGCGTAGGAGCAAAGGTAGATGGAAGAATCGTTCCTTTAAATTATAGATTAAAGAATGGAAATATAGTAGAAATAATTACATCGGTCAATAGTAATGGACCTAGTAGAGATTGGATCAAAATAGTAAAGAGTACTCAAGCAAAAGCTAGGATTAGACAATGGTTTAAGGCTAAAGAAAAAGACTTTAATATTGTAAAAGGAAAAGAAGCTTTAGAAAAAGAGGTTAAAAAATTAGGTTATAAATCATCAGAAATCTTAAAAGATGAGTGGCTAAAAAATATTGCATCTAAAGCTAGCATAAATTCCATAGATGATTTATATGCTGCCATTGGATATGGTAGTATAACTTTAAATCAAGTCATTTCAAAACTGAGAGTCCAATATAATGAATACTATAAAGTAGAAGATGAAAAAGCATTTGTAGAAAGTAAGATTCAACAACCTGCTCAAAAGAAGGCTGGTAAATACACTCAAGGCATTAGAGTAAAAGGATTAGATAATATTAAAGTAAGATTTTCCAAATGCTGTAACCCAGTACCAGGAGATGAAGTTGTAGGATATATAACTAGAGGCAGGGGCGTTTCCATTCACAGGACTGACTGTCCAAATATAACAACATCAGATGATACTGAAAGATTTATTGAAGTTGAGTGGGATTTCCAAAAGAAAGCATCTTATCCAGCAGAAATTCAGATAAAGGCTTCAGATAGGTCAGGACTTTTAGCTGAAGTTACCCAGAAGATAACAGATTCTGATTTAGGAGTTATATCTTTAAACGCGAGAACATCAAAGGATAAAATAGTATTTATAAACTTAACTCTTGAAATTAGAGACATAGAAGAATTAAGGAGCTTAATGAAGAAGATAAAGAAAATAAGAAATGTAATAGATGTATATAGAGTTACAGCTTAG